CTGCACGATCACTTCCTGCTCTCGGGTCAGCTCCGCAGGGTCCAGTTCGCTATGCAGGAGGATATCGGATAGAAGATCAAGCGCGAGCGGCAGATCATCCCGCATCACACGGGCGTAAAATGTCGTCTGTTCGCGGCTCGTATAGGCGTTCAGGTGGCCGCCTACGGCTTCGATCTCGAAGGCGATATCGCGCGCACTGCGGCGCTTCGTTCCCTTGAACACCATATGCTCAAGGCAGTGGGTGATGCCATTCAGCGCTTCGGTTTCGTGGCGCGCACCAACATCGACCCAGACGCCAACAGCAACCGACTGCAGCGTGCGGCGGGTTTCACTGACGACACGGATTCCGTTCGGCAGACGCGTCAGGCGTGCGGTCAAGAGCGACCTCCGGCCCGCATCAGGGCCTTCAGGGCATTAAGGTCATTCGGCAGCGTCTGGTAACGCTCCTCACGGCCCAGAAGATCGGCAAGGTGCGCCGGCAGCACCGGGTCAACGCCGACAGCCGCTTTCACGGCGGCACCGAACTTGGCGGGGTGTGCGGTCGACAGGGTCACGCGCGGCGTGCCGGTTGCGGGCAGGCAAACCTCGGCCGCGCGGATACCGACCGCCGTGTGGGGGTCAGCAACATAGCCGGACGCCTTGTACACCGCTTGCATCGTTGCGCTCGTTTCCTTGTCGTCCACACGGGCGGCTGAGAAAAGATCCTTCAGGGCTGCATATTCTGCAGGCGCAAAGCTGAAGGAACGGTTAGCAGCGAACGTATCCATATAGGCGCGCACGGCGGCACCGTCGCGGCCAGCCAGATCAAACATCAGGCGTTCGAAGTTCGAGCTGATCTGGATATCCATCGAAGGCGAGATCGTCGCATGCACATCGCCCATGGCGTAAGAGCCGGTCTTGAGCGTGCGGGCGAGAATATCGTTGGCGTTCGTTGCAATCACCAGTCGCTCGATCGGCAATCCCATGCCGCGCGCGATATAGCCCGCGAAAATGTCACCGAAGTTGCCGGTCGGCACGCTGAAGGATACGGGACGCTCGGGTGCACCCAGCGACACCGCAGCCGTGAAATAATAGACGATCTGGGCCATCACGCGCGCCCAGTTGATCGAGTTGACCGCACCAAGCGACACTTCATCGCGGAAGGCATGATCGTTGAACGCGGCCTTTACCAGCGCCTGACAATCATCGAAGGTGCCTTCAACGGCGATATTCACCACATTCGGGGCAAGGATCGTCGTCATCTGGCGGCGCTGCACTTCGGAGACGCGACCCTTGGGGTGCAGCATGAAGATCGAGACATTCTCGCACGCCCGCACGGCTTCGATAGCAGCCGATCCGGTGTCGCCCGAAGTGGCGCCCAAAATGGTCAGGCGCTTGCCCTGCCGTGCCGTGAAGTGATCAAAGAAGCGACCAAGAAGCTGCAGCGCGAAATCCTTGAAAGCGAGCGTCGGGCCGTGGAACAGCTCGAGAAGCCAGTCGTTCGCGCCAATCTGGTTGAGCGGAGCAGTGGACGCATGGCGGAAAGTATCGCCGTAGGTTTCGTCCAGCATCGCCTTCAGCTCGGCGTCCGTCAGGCTGCCTTCCACGAAGGGACGGATCACCCGGAAGGCGGCTTCGGCATAAGGCAGGCCGCGCAGCGCGCGAATATCATCGAAGGACATTTTCGGCAGGCTTGCCGGCATATACAGGCCGCCGTCACGGGCGAGACCGGTCAGCGTGACCTCTTCGAAAGACAGGGTATCGGCAAGGCCGCGGGTCGATACATATTTCATGCTTGGACGCTTCCAACTATCGGCTGTTCAAACGGGGGAGAGTCTTAGGGGCTCAGGCGCGGGAACGCAAGCAATGTCCGCTTTTCCTGTGGCTTAGCTTTTCCGTGCCCGGCGCACGCCATAAGCCACATAGACCCCGACAAGGGTGAGGGCGAGACCGAACCAGGTCATCGCATATTCGAAATGGTTATTGGGAATATCCACCCGCGCCTGCCCGGCTTCCGGCAGCGGTGCATCCTGCCACGGGTCCGCGATCACCCGGAAATGATAATATTCCTTGGTGCGCAGCCCGAAAACAGCCGCCATCTCGTGCACATCGGCTGTATAGAACACCCGCTTTTCCGGCTCGTTTTCTGGCGACATGAAGCCCGGTACGGCGCTCACACGGAAGACCCCGCTGAGGGCCACTTCCTGCCCGCGCGGCAGCGGCACGTCCATCTGGTCCATCGGTACCCAGCCGAAATTGACCATCACCGCCATGCCAAAGCGCGTCTTGACCGGCAGATACAGGTGATAACCGCCCTTGCCCGTCTGGTTCGTGGCGAACACCGGCAGGGGATCAGCATCGGCGACGATGCCTTCAAGGCTCACCCGGCGCCAGTCAAGCATGGTCGGATCGTCCACATGCACCGGCAGCGGCATCGGATCGGTCGTCAGCCCCACATGGATACGGTTGAGAAGCGCCCGTTTTTCGGGAATACGGCCAATCTGCCAACTGCCGAGGCCGATGAGGATGGCAAGGGCGAC
The Gimibacter soli DNA segment above includes these coding regions:
- the thrC gene encoding threonine synthase — protein: MKYVSTRGLADTLSFEEVTLTGLARDGGLYMPASLPKMSFDDIRALRGLPYAEAAFRVIRPFVEGSLTDAELKAMLDETYGDTFRHASTAPLNQIGANDWLLELFHGPTLAFKDFALQLLGRFFDHFTARQGKRLTILGATSGDTGSAAIEAVRACENVSIFMLHPKGRVSEVQRRQMTTILAPNVVNIAVEGTFDDCQALVKAAFNDHAFRDEVSLGAVNSINWARVMAQIVYYFTAAVSLGAPERPVSFSVPTGNFGDIFAGYIARGMGLPIERLVIATNANDILARTLKTGSYAMGDVHATISPSMDIQISSNFERLMFDLAGRDGAAVRAYMDTFAANRSFSFAPAEYAALKDLFSAARVDDKETSATMQAVYKASGYVADPHTAVGIRAAEVCLPATGTPRVTLSTAHPAKFGAAVKAAVGVDPVLPAHLADLLGREERYQTLPNDLNALKALMRAGGRS
- a CDS encoding SURF1 family protein — its product is MTSERRFRPGMGLTIATLVALAILIGLGSWQIGRIPEKRALLNRIHVGLTTDPMPLPVHVDDPTMLDWRRVSLEGIVADADPLPVFATNQTGKGGYHLYLPVKTRFGMAVMVNFGWVPMDQMDVPLPRGQEVALSGVFRVSAVPGFMSPENEPEKRVFYTADVHEMAAVFGLRTKEYYHFRVIADPWQDAPLPEAGQARVDIPNNHFEYAMTWFGLALTLVGVYVAYGVRRARKS